The genomic segment ctttctccctcgtctgtttcctTGCTCCCTCCCCTGCCGCCAACCTCATCCTCCAGCcgagcgccctggtgtcgggcgtccctcagctggtcatgctGTGGCTgtcagtgttttctttttcctttgattgcgcatgcgcagttgcgcacttttgtttggctctgagagccatttttgaagtccatcggtcgggaggtcgcgactccgcagggcagtcACCAACCTCAGGGATCGGGCACTCCtcaccaccacagctccctgttacttcgtacaggtaaggccttcttctttcttctctggcgaCTTCTTATTTtttggttgtttttactttctccttgagtgccatcttctttctctttgtaactttatcttctatttcttatattttatatttgttgagctttgtcttttcctaacttttttcctttttttttctggagagggctggttttacctgaccagccactactccatcacgcgaCTCCTCCCAGTAGATACATGTGACATGACCCATAATGGTTTCTTCATCAAAGAGTAAATGAATTTGTATGATATTAGTTTACAATTGCTGTCGCTGGATATGTCTAGATACTAGATTTTAAATCTCAACATTGAAGCTGTGTGAATCCTGCACTGATCTTTTAAATGAGGCAATTGTTAGCTGTCACTAAAGCAACCGTTTATGAAAAGGAATGTTGCATACAAATGCACGGTGCATCAAATTTTTATGATGCGTGTTGTGAAACATGAGATCTGGAGGCTGTTTAAAACGACTCTTCGAGGCTGAATCTTGAGGGAGTTGATAGGGAATGTCTGAATGGGGTGACTGATGGATGATGTGAATCTGGTGGAAGAAGGACATATTTCTGATTTACCGCATACTCTGAAACTATGGCACATTTGATTCCTTTATGGCTTCCCAAAATCCACATGGTCTCTTACATTTTACAGATGGAACTGGAGAAGAGCCTCTATTCTGATCATGAGCTTCGAGTCTTTGAAGATGAAGAAAGAATTCGTCGGAGGCAGGCAAATGATTATGATTcagacgaagatgatgatgttggCCAAGACATTGTAACGAGCCAAGATCTGGAAGATATGTGGGAACAGAAGTCCAGACAGTTCAAAGCTGCTGATAGAGTACAAGGTCTATGCCTTTTTCTTTTGTATCGATAGTGTTATATTTTGTGATGTTCATTTGCTGTGTGCTTCTTGCCAGAGATACTTTCCAGAGCTTCTCATAAAATAGGAGCAAAAATAGACATTTTTGACCCAATGTGTCTGCTCCactatttaataagatcatggctaataaTTTTTCTTGGGTAAAATCTTGACTTCCTTAATGAAGGGGCTTCTTAGATTATGAATTACCTGACTTGCATAAATCTGAACATGCAAGTTCtcccatatattttttaaagcatttttcaaGCTATTAACAAATGAAGTATGTGAAATGGAACATGTGAAATTGTGAATTGTGGTGGAATAGAAACTATGTTTAAGGAGAATGAAGGGATTTCGGgaggagcactggagatgaaagTGTTGTCATTAGAACAGATGTGACAGAGAAATAAGGAGAATGAACTGGATCCCTTTCAGAGAGCAGGAAGGGAGAATCTGTCATACTGTTCACTGGAAGTTAACACTGGACTTTTTCCAAAAGGTTGGCTTCCTAAAAATAAATTCAAgaaaaacacaaagataatttcagatttgctgcatcatgtaggaggttggagaaacattaaattgacttttattgaattcagtatGTTTAATCGCTTCATGATGCGGACACATTGTGTTAGATcagctgacctaaaaatgttttgccgctgattttcatttgtactcagcatctgtccaataatagtcggccagcattgatggattccagttgccctgataccgcttttccatggtcgcaatgtcctggtgaaacctttcaccatgttcgtcactgactgcaccaaggtcagcagggaagaggccgagtgcaaatgcagaaaaagaacttTCAATGACATGTAGCAATACATGGTTTTGTGTCCTTGAAGTAGAGTTAACGTATGACAGAAAAAAGGTCTTACCTAAAAGAAGGTACGTgagaggaaaattttaaggtgatttttgtgatcagcaagcCAGAATCcaaaaaatacacccaaagatgttcaggaagcaaaatattcattgtccTGTGTAATGATATGAATGATTTGTTTGTGGGAATTTATTGCAAATAATTCTTTGGGAAATATTGGGTTAATGTTGCTAAATAATTTCTTGCACATGCAGCTAATTTTCAAATCCATGTTTCCATGTGTATGTTAAGATGACATCAACAAAGATAGATCGACGTTGAACAGAAAATTGGATGAAAAACTGCTATTGTTAACAAAagtaaaagtggcagatgaagagaTTTGgttgctgccacaaagcaattgGAAGCCAGGGGAAACCATGAGGCAAACTGCAGAACGCACCTTGTCTACTCTATCAGGTAACTGCTAATTTTTTGGTAGCTGTTGATCTGTTATAATTATGACATGATAAAACATAATAAAAGGTCCATTTTATCTATTATATCTGTCCTACCTATTTCTCACTTGACCAGTAATTTTTCTCTTCAGAGATTTATgaacatttttattgaatttggttTCACCATCCTTCCAGACAATACATTTCATATCACCAATTTGTGGTGGGAAACTTCTCATATCTCCTTTGGTTTGCTGGTTTGTTTCCTCTTTCTCTCAAAAATGGTTCATGCTAATTTCCGGAATTTCATTTATTGATTCATTCTTCCTGTAATCCTTTCTTCTCACCATTACTTTTAATAGGAAATGAATTGCAAGCTGCTTTTCTGGGCAATGCTCCATCCGGTTTCTACAAATACAAATATCCCAAGGCTATACGAACTTCCAGTAATGTTGGagccaaaatatttttctttaaagcCTTGCTGATTAGTGGAGATATTAAgacaagaaagaaagaagaccaTGTGTGGGTAACCAAGAGTGAACTGAAGGACTATCTCAAACCAAAATACTTGAAGCAAGTTAATCGTTTCATCTTTGACAGCTCAACAACTCGTGTGTAATAAATATGATGTTAAAATAGCATAATTGTGaacattaaatttaaatcaaaacTGTGTCACTGTTTTATGAATGACCTAAATAGTcatggtctttttcccaggatgagagaatctaaaactagaggaaatAGATTTAAGAAAATGTTAAAAGCTATCTAAGGAACAATTTTTCACCAAGTGTttggtgtatggaatgagctgccagaagaattAGCAGAGGTAGGAACAAGTGAAAAATTTAAATAGGTTCTGGGTAGTaaaagatatgggccaaacagGCACATGGAACTTGCTTGTTTGGCATGGAATGTTGGTCAGCAGGGCTGTAAAACTCTGACTCTTGAATCTTTAATGTTCAAAACTCTGCCTGTGAATGTTCCAGTCAATATTATTAATTATATATAACGGGTTTTACTTTAATTTAATAAACCGGCAGCCTCtaaacaaccggcaaaaaaatcttggaaaataaataggtaaaaaaatacaaaagtgttACATTGATGCCCTCTagtggtcagttcaccaatcatgcaacatgcaatctcaagaaaccagaaaattcactcatccagcatctatcaatcccccatAGACACtgcataccaggggttttactgtaattttttttttaataccaccATCAAGCAAAACTGATGCCCTCTCCAAGCCATTTCAGAGTCAATCACATTACTACTTCTGGAGTTATGCAAAGACCTGACAAAGGTAGCAAAGTAGCATTAATGAACTAGGTGGATATTTAGTTGCAAATATGCCAGTAGTTATTATTTTGAATGATTCATAGTAAGTAATGGTAccacatttcagccctggggtcTTTGTCAGgaacctgtggatgctgcatgacctgctgagtttcttcagctcatttgtgtattgtacttgAGCCTACtggagttgcactacagagaagaggttgaaaatcttgtgaaatggtacaagagtgacaacctgagtctcaatgtggacaagtcaaaggagatgatggtgaacttcaggaagaccaggaacaatcaccctccactgcacatcaaccaCTCTGTATTGGAGagatggagagcacaaagttctttggagATCACTTAATCAGTGACCTATCATGAATAtttaacatctcctcatttgtcaggaaggggcaacagcaactgcactttcgGAGAAgagtgaagcgggcaaggctaccggccaccatcattcagccttctacaggagctctatctagagcatcctggctggttgcatcaccacgTGATATGGTTGTTGCAGGgagatagattggaggtcaatccataagaccataagagtggcagagaggatcactgaagtctcccttaccccctccccaccattggcaggatctgctgggatcattgtctgaagctcattgaggacccattccacctggcacacagcatctttcagatgctcccatagagaaagagatgcaggaggatcagagcccacactaccaggctgagaaacagtttcttcccatgaggaactgctcacactgaccacccgagactttcatattcatgcatcaaaatctatttatttatttatatatatgaattcttgtcctgcatgtatattgtttgtctgtctgtatgtgtgttatgtctggttgtgtgtctgcgtgtttttcactgaggaccagagaatgttgtttcattgggttgtacttgtgtaatcagatgataataaacttgactctcttgtttaactccattaaCATTTTACAAATTGATTGAATTTAATTTCCACAAATGCCTCAGTAAgattttaaatgcatttttcCAGATCACTAATCCAAATTTCCCATTTATTAATTTTAGTGATTAAATTAAAAGCATTGGGAGTCTGTCTCTCAGTGTGTAGCATTGAGTAGCATAGTGATTGAAGGAAAAAATCTAACaagagtacctatggatagatgttaaaattctcaaagatacactacacttaaaatcaccaatgcctgaagagggcgcacaaaatcagtgaaccggtgcggacttgaaaggccaacgtggcctgtttccgctccgtaaatggttatatggttatatatggttatatggttaagttttATTTCTTGGGAGAGGCTGCATAAAGCCCAACTATTGGCAGCcagttcagaatcaaaatttactgtcatgaacatgtcacaaagctGTACAAGTATAGTGGGTGGCAAGGTTAGTGAATTGCTGTTACAGGACCAGCGACCGGGATCAGGGTTCTAATCCTGgcctgtctgtacattctccctgtgtccgtgtaagtttcctccaggtgctctggtttactcccaccattcaaaatataccggggttgtaggttaattggatgtaattaggtggcatgggttcGAAcgtcaaaaggacctgttaccgtgctgtatgtctaaatttaaaagtaattttaattTGTAAGTTGCATTTGTACAGAACAAAGACTATTTGTAGACTTAGAACAAGTTAAAGGGGAAGGATTCTGAAGCAGACTGTGTGGAAAGTGTGAAGAGATAATACATTCAGTTGAGTGATAGGATTGAGGCTGGGAATGTGGGCATAATTAAACCAAATGCCCATTTGCTGTTCTGGTATACTCTTCCACACATATGTCACATATGCAAGATGTCTACTGAAACTTTTTATCCACATCAGTGCTGGTGTGGCATTAATGTTTCCTGATTGCGCTGGAGCACAATATATTATGTTATAAATAGCAGAGCCTTACTTAATGAAAAGCACTTAAGCTTCCAAGTTCAGGGTAATGCTGATCTCAGCACTCTGTGGGCTGGTTCTGGCATCTTCCTGCATTGAACTGAGTGACATTCACAACCCTTTCTGAGGGAGTGTGTGTTTTACATCTATTCAAAGAAGCAGATAGCCTGATAAATGTACTTAGGTACTGAAGAACTCCTGTTCTTCAGGACCTAAGCACTTTTCAACTGCATTCTTTCTTGGTGCTTTTTGCTAAAGCATTTAATTGTTTAGCTGTCTCACATCCCACAGCTCAGTGATGACCTACACAGGTAAAAAGAACTCAGATTAAGCTGTCACACAGAATCCAAAGGCCAAACTCGGGCACTGATTATGTGGGTGGATAAAAGAAGCAAACAGTTTTTCTGACAAAATGTAGCTTGTTCAGTCAGGCAAATGTAGAACATTATTTCAGAGAAAGATAAAGAAGTGACAGAAATCGAAATGAGTGGAAAGTAAATGGAAAACAGTGGGTACAATTTCTTCACTCAAGGCTTGCAGTAGAATGGAAAAGACATGCCATTCAAAGGTATAGTCATGAGAGAGTTAATGTAGCAGAACAATGAGTCTAAATAGGCTGTCCTTGCACTCATTTAGGCATCAAGATTTATCATTCTGTCCAGCTGAATACAGGATGGAGTGATTTGTGACTATCAAGCCCATTCTTTGATATCATCAGTTAAACAGTTGACTGCCTGTGTCCTAGGCACCCCTCTCTATCCTCCATTCAAACTAATATTCTTGCAAGAAATAAAAGCACCTATGGCCAAATCAGTAAATACTGAAGCAAACTCCAGGAAGCTGTGCTTATCCATAAAATATTAtgtgatttatttaattaatcaTATCTTTTTAACATGTTCAGTGTGCTTCGAGAATATCATATTGAACATCCACCGAGAGTAATCCTACCCTGGTGCATTGCTCCCAAACATCACAGATTTCCTACATGACTTTGTCATTCATGCTGACATCACAGACATGGTGGAATTTAAAGCACACCTGTCTAAAAGCAACAAGCTTCCATTAAATGCAGTGATTAGGAGACAAATCTCCTTTCTCCACTGCATTGTATAATTGTTGAACAGTTTAAAGAGTAAAGGAGATCATTTGAAGTTGTGCATCTACCAAAAAGTCATTCCATCCAGCTCTTGAACTGTATTCTCTCTTTTTAGCTTTCTAAATGTGAAGCATAgattgactgtatatcatatATGAAGGAACAAGAGATTGATGCCCTATCATGGAATATAAGCATTTACTGAATCTCATTTTACAGGTTCCGTACAATTTACCCTGTAATGGTCTTCTATTCAGTCATAGCATACATACAATCTGGGCTCTGTTTCATTTGATCCTTTGAGGAACGATTCTGCAGAGGTTCCTCCTGCTTCAGAAAGAGTAGTGAAATCTAATCTCCAGAATCTCCTGTCTCCTCTAAGCCACCATCATTTATCataatctcctgcctttgccacctccccccacccccaactcttttgtttggatgcttgctgccattttctcataccttgatgaaggcccgaagcccgaaa from the Narcine bancroftii isolate sNarBan1 chromosome 14, sNarBan1.hap1, whole genome shotgun sequence genome contains:
- the mrpl46 gene encoding large ribosomal subunit protein mL46 — encoded protein: MVGVGAESPPTSALPGHVAATKMAATWRRFAPAAPLSLGLRALVKESRGPEPGAAAWQLCGAVCLQRAAVVSREKHQMESAFARLLERMELEKSLYSDHELRVFEDEERIRRRQANDYDSDEDDDVGQDIVTSQDLEDMWEQKSRQFKAADRVQDDINKDRSTLNRKLDEKLLLLTKVKVADEEIWLLPQSNWKPGETMRQTAERTLSTLSGNELQAAFLGNAPSGFYKYKYPKAIRTSSNVGAKIFFFKALLISGDIKTRKKEDHVWVTKSELKDYLKPKYLKQVNRFIFDSSTTRV